The following proteins are co-located in the Argopecten irradians isolate NY chromosome 9, Ai_NY, whole genome shotgun sequence genome:
- the LOC138331576 gene encoding uncharacterized protein has protein sequence MATKQTTIAFIIALFIVVMTVVILSVPNLISYTVSLSRADIMKMAKAMDSGGNVRNYGGSEGGGGDLSNSGYGMAGMTGSDSYQTGFKTQPTTLVPTDIGDYHFSMSFGIYRCEFEARLPTFSVPISWDGSYVSLGDKLETTALRMMPAVSRMRMARVFLKDDAVATFAGLIRTYFVRAEIEVTLAFLFSLIALALTFLNTRVTDGQTNPLIVISASICFIVHSILLGVTLGEFSHQLHQISSMVDMYTIVKMSEIGYGFLAVGFITVLASVILALMHLRLLVYPNESYKRFGQTEEQSAISANENFKLSGEYHV, from the exons ATGGCGACCAAACAAACAACTATAGCGTTTATCATTGCACTCTTCATCGTTGTGATGACAGTTGTGATACTTTCTGTGCCTAATTTAATTAGTTACACTGTTTCCCTGTCAAGGGCCGATATCATGAAGATGGCTAAGGCGATGGATAGTGGTGGTAACGTCCGTAATTATGGTGGAAGTGAAGGTGGTGGTGGCGATTTAAGTAATAGTGGCTACGGAATGGCTGGTATGACTGGTTCCGATAGTTACCAAACAGGATTCAAGACTCAACCGACAACCTTAGTGCCGACGGATATCGGGGATTACCATTTCAGCATGTCCTTCGGGATATATCGTTGTGAATTTGAAGCTCGTCTACCAACTTTCTCCGTACCGATATCATGGGATGGTTCATATGTATCGCTTGGAGATAAATTAGAGACAACCGCTCTTCGGATGATGCCAGCAGTGAGTAGAATGCGAATGGCGAGAGTATTCCTTAAGGACGACGCTGTCGCTACGTTTGCAG GACTCATAAGAACATACTTTGTTCGAGCAGAGATTGAAGTGACCTTGGCCTTTCTGTTTTCATTGATTGCTCTGGCCTTGACCTTTCTGAACACGCGTGTGACGGATGGACAGACGAATCCGCTGATCGTCATAAGTGCCTCGATCTGTTTCATCGTTCACT cGATTCTTCTCGGGGTGACGTTAGGGGAGTTTTCACACCAACTTCACCAAATATCAAGTATGGTCGATATGTATACCATCGTGAAGATGTCGGAGATCGGTTATGGCTTTTTAGCTGTTGGATTTATTACAGTCCTTGCATCCGTCATACTTGCATTAATGCACCTACGGCTATTGGTTTATCCGAATGAGTCATACAAAAGATTCGGTCAAACTGAGGAACAAAGTGCTATTTCTGCCAACGAGAACTTTAAGCTCAGCGGAGAGTACCATGTTTAA